Below is a genomic region from Geoglobus acetivorans.
AGAGTTCATCGTACTTCTCGTACTCAAGTCTGACCACCTCCCTGCCATCAGAAATTCTCCTCACGAACCCGACGAAGACTCCTATGGCCCCGGAAAACTCCGCTCCGGCACTCTCCTTAAGCTTCCGCATTATGCTCTTTATGGTCTCACAGTCATCAGCGGTTTCAGCCTCCTCAGCACTCTCAATCTCCGGAATTTCAATGCCCAGATTCTCGACCTCTTCTTTCATGAATCCCTTCAGCAAAGCGTAATCATAACCGAGGTCTGCAAGAACCTCAAGCACATCCCTGAGATTTCTGGGCTTTACGGTAAAACTCACGCAGTTTTCACCGAAGAGAACTTTTTCCCCTTCTGGATTGCCTTTCTCGATTACTATTGCCTTCCCTTTTTTTTCAAGCTCCTTGGCGATCTTTTCTGCACTGGCACTGACGATGCACACCTTCATGACATCACCCGATCAGCTCTCTCCTTATTTCTACCTTTCCTTCATCAATATCGATGACCGCACAGCTCGGAAGCGAGAGTCTGGGTCTGGTTGGACTTCCCGGACAGATGACTCTGACACTGTCGAACTGCTCCGAATGAAACCGGTGAATGTGGCCGAAAATCACAAGCCCGGCACCAAGCTCCATGGCTCTGTAGGCAAGATCATGAAACTCGTAATCGAAATGCCCCGCATGTGTGAGAAACACCCTGACTCCATCAACCTCAAAGACCTCAAATTGATTCAGTTTTCTCTTAACCTCAGGGTCGTCGCTATTCCCGTGCACTCCGATGAAATCGTATTCTGAAGACATGACATCGACGACATCCATTGTGGTGTAGTCCC
It encodes:
- a CDS encoding molybdenum cofactor biosynthesis protein MoaE, with product MKVCIVSASAEKIAKELEKKGKAIVIEKGNPEGEKVLFGENCVSFTVKPRNLRDVLEVLADLGYDYALLKGFMKEEVENLGIEIPEIESAEEAETADDCETIKSIMRKLKESAGAEFSGAIGVFVGFVRRISDGREVVRLEYEKYDELFDRVREEIEQEILGYDGVRGVRIYHRVGTLVPGEDIVYVAVMAEHRKHLWEPLKKAVGLFKAKLPVWKKEIYIDGEIWAHDRDLMKE
- a CDS encoding YfcE family phosphodiesterase translates to MRIVAVSDTHAENFRDLPDSLIGLFDAADMVVHAGDYTTMDVVDVMSSEYDFIGVHGNSDDPEVKRKLNQFEVFEVDGVRVFLTHAGHFDYEFHDLAYRAMELGAGLVIFGHIHRFHSEQFDSVRVICPGSPTRPRLSLPSCAVIDIDEGKVEIRRELIG